From Longimicrobiaceae bacterium, the proteins below share one genomic window:
- a CDS encoding Mrp/NBP35 family ATP-binding protein, which translates to MNPTGEQLLRRVAAALTQVRDARGEDVVSTGRVRDLQASEDGMVRFRFALQAEDPGTLVRSARAAAEAVEGVRKVKIDVALPAAGGPTRRGPAVPKPGLKPGTVPAPKPAARLRANFDRVIAVSSGKGGVGKSTVAVNLAAALGANGRRVGLLDADIYGPNVPTMLGEHRRPRVTGSKGAEKIEPLEVHGIRIMSLGLLLEEAQPAIMRGPMISGILKQFLEQVEWGKLDLLVVDMPPGTGDAQLSLAQTVDVDGAVMVTTPQDVSTGDVRRAIKMFERVNTPVLGVVENMAGFVCPCCGTEYDLFGRGGGEELARVAEVPFLGRIPLEMAVREGGDTGHPTVLASPDSAAGRALREIADRVASALEARG; encoded by the coding sequence ATGAACCCCACGGGTGAACAGCTCCTGCGCCGTGTCGCAGCCGCCCTGACGCAGGTTCGCGATGCGCGCGGCGAGGACGTGGTCTCGACGGGTCGCGTTCGGGACCTCCAGGCCAGCGAAGACGGCATGGTGCGCTTCCGATTCGCCCTCCAGGCCGAGGATCCGGGCACGCTGGTCCGGTCGGCCAGGGCGGCGGCGGAGGCGGTCGAGGGTGTGCGGAAGGTGAAGATCGATGTGGCCCTTCCCGCCGCCGGAGGTCCGACGCGGCGCGGGCCGGCGGTTCCCAAGCCCGGCCTGAAGCCGGGGACGGTGCCCGCTCCGAAGCCGGCCGCGCGGCTACGCGCGAACTTCGATCGGGTGATCGCGGTCAGCTCGGGGAAGGGGGGTGTGGGCAAGAGCACGGTGGCCGTGAACCTGGCGGCGGCACTCGGAGCGAACGGCCGCCGGGTTGGCCTCCTGGACGCCGACATCTACGGTCCCAACGTGCCCACCATGCTGGGTGAGCACCGTCGACCACGCGTCACCGGGAGCAAGGGGGCGGAGAAGATCGAGCCCCTGGAGGTACACGGCATCCGCATCATGAGCCTGGGACTGCTGCTGGAGGAGGCGCAGCCGGCCATCATGCGCGGTCCCATGATCTCCGGGATCCTGAAGCAGTTCCTGGAGCAGGTCGAGTGGGGAAAGCTGGATCTGCTGGTGGTCGACATGCCGCCCGGCACCGGCGACGCGCAGCTCTCGCTGGCTCAGACGGTGGACGTCGACGGAGCCGTCATGGTGACCACACCGCAGGACGTCTCCACCGGCGACGTTCGCCGCGCCATCAAGATGTTCGAGCGGGTGAACACGCCGGTGCTCGGTGTGGTGGAGAACATGGCGGGGTTCGTCTGTCCCTGCTGCGGCACTGAGTACGACCTCTTCGGGCGCGGCGGCGGCGAGGAGCTCGCGCGCGTCGCCGAGGTGCCGTTCCTCGGTCGGATTCCGCTCGAGATGGCGGTTCGCGAGGGGGGCGATACGGGCCACCCCACCGTCCTCGCCTCGCCCGACTCCGCGGCCGGCAGGGCGCTGCGCGAGATTGCGGATCGGGTGGCGAGCGCGTTGGAAGCGCGGGGGTGA
- a CDS encoding DUF4157 domain-containing protein, whose amino-acid sequence MRLLRRATNLLFGDPMEPPAELPPDSLPHGVRLRRGRLVPRIGGLLIRSRYPAAAVTLRRTIILDPAARLTPELLAHELAHVRQWRADPLFPLRYTLATLRFGYHDNPYEVEAREAARRHSSAMNG is encoded by the coding sequence ATGAGGCTCTTGCGGCGGGCTACCAACCTGCTTTTCGGCGACCCCATGGAGCCGCCCGCGGAGCTGCCGCCGGACAGCCTTCCACACGGCGTGAGATTGCGCCGCGGACGGCTCGTGCCGCGGATCGGCGGGCTGCTGATCCGCTCACGCTACCCCGCTGCCGCCGTCACCCTGCGGCGCACGATCATTTTAGACCCCGCGGCGCGGCTCACGCCCGAGCTGCTCGCGCACGAGCTCGCCCACGTGCGTCAGTGGCGCGCCGATCCCCTCTTCCCGCTCCGCTACACCCTGGCCACCCTCCGCTTCGGCTACCACGACAATCCTTACGAAGTGGAAGCCCGGGAGGCTGCCCGCCGTCACTCCTCCGCCATGAACGGATAG
- the pruA gene encoding L-glutamate gamma-semialdehyde dehydrogenase: MSSIPKLPIPVNEPVNSYAPGTPQRDALKAALDRMAGEHLDIPLIIGGEEVRTGDLGRAVMPHAHAHELATWHRAGEAEAQRAVEAALTAQREWASWGWEDRAAVFLRAAELLSTRWRPILNAATMLGQSKTAHQAEIDSACELIDFWRFNVHFARQMFEDQPNSLRGTWNHLDYRPLEGFVYAVTPFNFTAIAGNLPTAPALMGNTVVWKPSDKAMLSGYYIVKLLEEAGLPPGVINFVPGDPVAITRVLTSSPELAGIHFTGSTRVFQNIWQQVGERISTYRSYPRLVGETGGKDFIVAHASADPQALCTAIVRGGYEYQGQKCSAASRVYIPESLWPQVRDITVSMLERVRVGDVRDFRNFMGAVIDRTAFDKIVGYIEDARRTDGVEILYGGEADDSVGYFIQPTLIRVTDPGYRLMQEEVFGPVVAVYVYPDARWSETLELVDRTSPYGLTGAVFANDRRALREAHVALRHAAGNFYINDKPTGAVVGEQPFGGGRASGTNDKAGSIINLYRWVNARTVKETFAPPRDFAYPFMAEE, encoded by the coding sequence ATGAGTAGCATTCCCAAGCTTCCGATACCGGTGAACGAGCCGGTGAACAGCTATGCGCCAGGCACGCCCCAGCGTGACGCACTGAAGGCCGCGCTGGACCGGATGGCGGGTGAGCACCTCGACATTCCGCTGATCATCGGCGGGGAGGAGGTCCGCACCGGCGATCTCGGTCGGGCCGTGATGCCTCATGCGCACGCGCACGAGCTGGCAACGTGGCACCGCGCGGGTGAGGCGGAAGCGCAGCGTGCGGTGGAAGCTGCGCTCACCGCCCAGCGGGAATGGGCGAGCTGGGGGTGGGAGGACCGCGCAGCGGTGTTTCTGCGCGCGGCGGAGCTCCTTTCCACCCGGTGGCGTCCGATCCTGAACGCCGCGACCATGCTCGGCCAGAGCAAGACGGCTCACCAGGCGGAGATCGACAGCGCCTGCGAGCTGATCGACTTCTGGCGCTTCAACGTGCACTTCGCCCGCCAGATGTTCGAGGACCAGCCGAACTCGTTGCGCGGCACCTGGAACCATCTGGATTACCGGCCGCTCGAGGGGTTCGTCTATGCGGTGACGCCGTTCAACTTCACGGCCATCGCGGGGAACCTGCCCACCGCGCCAGCTCTGATGGGCAACACGGTGGTCTGGAAGCCGTCTGACAAGGCGATGCTGAGCGGCTACTACATCGTCAAGCTGTTGGAAGAGGCGGGCCTTCCGCCGGGAGTGATCAACTTCGTTCCCGGCGATCCGGTGGCGATCACCCGAGTGCTGACCTCGAGCCCGGAGCTCGCAGGAATCCATTTCACCGGCTCGACCCGCGTGTTCCAGAACATCTGGCAGCAGGTGGGTGAACGGATCTCCACCTATCGGAGCTATCCGCGGCTGGTGGGGGAGACGGGTGGGAAGGATTTCATCGTAGCCCACGCCAGCGCCGACCCGCAGGCGCTCTGCACCGCGATCGTGCGGGGCGGATACGAGTACCAGGGGCAGAAATGCTCCGCCGCCTCGCGGGTCTACATCCCCGAGTCGCTGTGGCCGCAGGTGCGCGACATCACCGTCTCCATGCTGGAGCGCGTGCGGGTAGGCGACGTGCGAGACTTCCGCAACTTCATGGGCGCGGTGATCGACCGAACCGCCTTCGACAAGATCGTCGGCTACATCGAAGACGCTCGCAGAACGGACGGGGTGGAGATCCTGTACGGAGGCGAAGCGGACGACTCGGTCGGGTATTTCATCCAGCCGACGCTGATACGGGTGACTGACCCGGGGTACCGGTTGATGCAGGAGGAGGTTTTCGGCCCGGTGGTGGCCGTGTACGTCTATCCCGACGCCCGCTGGAGCGAGACCCTCGAGCTCGTCGATCGGACTTCGCCCTATGGGCTCACCGGCGCGGTCTTCGCCAACGATCGGCGGGCGCTTCGCGAGGCGCACGTCGCGCTGCGACACGCGGCGGGCAACTTCTACATCAACGATAAGCCCACGGGGGCCGTGGTCGGTGAACAGCCCTTCGGAGGGGGGCGGGCCAGCGGGACGAACGACAAGGCCGGCTCCATCATCAACCTGTATCGGTGGGTGAACGCCCGCACCGTCAAGGAGACCTTCGCCCCGCCCCGCGACTTCGCCTATCCGTTCATGGCGGAGGAGTGA
- a CDS encoding NifU family protein — MINPLPPAEAPASLRDRIESTLDTIRPALQIDGGDVEFVSLDEDGVLQLRLTGACGACPISSLTVKRGIERRIRAMVPEVSEVQAV, encoded by the coding sequence ATGATCAACCCGCTTCCCCCGGCCGAAGCGCCAGCCAGCCTTCGAGATCGGATCGAGAGCACGCTCGACACGATCCGCCCGGCACTGCAGATCGACGGCGGCGACGTGGAATTCGTCAGCCTGGATGAGGATGGTGTCCTTCAACTCCGTCTGACCGGGGCGTGTGGCGCGTGTCCGATCTCCTCGTTGACGGTGAAGCGTGGCATCGAGCGGCGGATCCGGGCGATGGTCCCCGAAGTGAGCGAAGTCCAGGCGGTCTGA